In the Calditrichota bacterium genome, AGGGTTCGTCGACAACAATGCCTTTGCCTTTTATGTAAATGAGTGTATTTGCTGTTCCCAGGTCAATCGCAATATCGTTAATCATTAAATCCGAAAAAAGAGA is a window encoding:
- a CDS encoding rod shape-determining protein (functions in MreBCD complex in some organisms), which encodes MGFSLFSDLMINDIAIDLGTANTLIYIKGKGIVVDEP